The following are from one region of the Salvia hispanica cultivar TCC Black 2014 chromosome 1, UniMelb_Shisp_WGS_1.0, whole genome shotgun sequence genome:
- the LOC125201581 gene encoding inactive tyrosine-protein kinase 7-like — MAAALECWSSRTSTDEDIVEQVLMRTNDRSECLPENNSSSASSSSSSSSAAAAVRDSSAFQKRFQRLSRNVSEAIASLKNTLNLDSAREMPASSPATCRRQVWGSVVRSLTQLYPGSQLPEKLVSNLRKHYDSLPLSYAQAGFEMKDVFLHIKLIEQAAAEDNPAIIIQEVSDEDTGAEGAAFKLTFACNSAISWPAMSGALDSSSICCKKLQIFEKKGCTLGIVVLIVQTGQEKMFKTRIENALRLASKKPKNNPIKLPFGLCGCQEESTRGKEFGEIEEDCGGDGSNRSGGENSDSKLQLELPLPDDSIVVSVDEWQTVVSGRDEIGRWFLNYDAVEIGDQAGPGTFKGVYKGKKVRIEKLKGCDKGNAYEFECRKDLLELMTCGHKNILQFHGVCVDDNHGLCIVTKLMEGGTVHDLIMKSKKIQIKEILRIVTDVAEGIKFMNDHGIAYRDLNTQRILLDKRGNACLGDMGIVSACKSVGEAMEYETDGYRWLAPEIIAGDPENVTETWMSNAYSFGMVIWEMVTGEIAYSSYSPVQAAVGIAACGLRPDIPDSCPQLLRSLMLKCWNNCPSKRPQFSDIISTLSRFNNNNNNTNTSK; from the exons ATGGCAGCAGCTCTGGAGTGCTGGTCGAGCCGGACGAGCACGGATGAAGACATAGTGGAGCAGGTTCTGATGCGAACTAACGATAGATCAGAATGCCTGCCGGAGAATAACTCTTCCTCCGCCTCATcgtcctcctcctcttcctccgccgccgccgccgtacGCGACTCCTCCGCCTTCCAGAAGCGGTTCCAGAGGCTGAGCCGCAACGTGTCGGAGGCGATTGCCTCATTGAAGAACACTCTAAACCTAGATTCTGCTCGCGAGATGCCGGCCTCGTCGCCGGCTACCTGCCGGAGGCAAGTGTGGGGGAGTGTGGTGCGGAGCCTGACGCAGTTGTACCCTGGCAGCCAGCTTCCGGAGAAATTGGTGTCGAATCTGAGGAAGCATTACGATTCTCTACCGCTCAG CTATGCGCAAGCTGGTTTTGAGATGAAGGATGTGTTTCTGCACATCAAGTTGATTGAGCAAGCGGCGGCGGAGGACAATCCGGCGATTATCATTCAGGAGGTTTCCGATGAAGATACGGGCGCTGAGGGCGCTGCTTTCAAGCTTACGTTTGCATGTAACTCCGCAATTTCGTGGCCGGCAATGTCCGGAGCGCTCGACAGCTCGTCGATTTGCTGCAAAAAGCTGCAGATCTTTGAGAAGAAGGGGTGCACGTTGGGGATTGTTGTGCTGATTGTTCAAACAGGGCAGGAGAAAATGTTCAAAACTCGGATCGAGAATGCACTTAGATTAGCCTCGAAGAAGCCTAAAAACAATCCAATTAAGCTCCCTTTCGGCCTCTGTGGATGCCAAGAGGAGAGCACTAGGGGGAAAGAATTTGGGGAGATCGAAGAGGATTGTGGTGGCGATGGGAGTAACAGGAGTGGAGGAGAGAATTCGGACTCGAAACTTCAGTTAGAGTTGCCACTACCTGATGATTCGATCGTTGTTTCTGTGGATGAATGGCAGACTGTGGTTTCTGGCCGTGATGAGATCGGGAGGTGGTTTCTGAACTACGATGCAGTTGAGATTGGAGATCAGGCTGGGCCGGGCACGTTCAAGGGGGTGTATAAGGGCAAGAAAGTTAGGATCGAGAAGCTCAAGGGGTGTGACAAAGGAAATGCCTATGAGTTTGAGTGTAGGAAGGATTTGTTGGAGTTGATGACATGTGGGCACAAGAACATCCTGCAGTTTCATGGAGTTTGTGTAGACGATAATCATGGTTTGTGCATCGTGACTAAGTTGATGGAAGGAGGAACTGTCCATGACTTGATTATGAAGAGCAAGAAGATTCAGATCAAAGAGATTCTACGCATTGTCACTGATGTTGCTGAGGGAATTAAGTTCATGAATGATCATGGAATCGCGTATAGAGACTTGAATACGCAGAGGATCTTGTTAGATAAACGCGGGAATGCTTGCTTGGGTGATATGGGAATAGTCTCTGCCTGCAAGAGTGTTGGTGAGGCTATGGAGTATGAAACTGATGGTTATAGGTGGCTTGCTCCGGAG ATAATTGCTGGCGATCCAGAAAACGTGACAGAAACTTGGATGAGTAATGCATATAGTTTTGGGATGGTGATATGGGAGATGGTGACTGGTGAGATAGCATACTCTTCTTATTCACCGGTGCAGGCTGCAGTCGGGATAGCCGCGTGCGGGCTTAGGCCCGACATCCCCGACTCCTGCCCGCAGCTCCTCCGGTCACTGATGCTCAAATGCTGGAACAACTGCCCCTCAAAACGTCCACAGTTCTCCGACATCATATCAACCCTATCGCGcttcaacaacaacaacaacaacacgAATACATCCAAGTAG
- the LOC125202785 gene encoding ubiquitin-activating enzyme E1 1-like isoform X2: MLPRKRAGEGEAVNVSDSDSVKRQRVVSSTENSSNQAKNSSDGVGNSNCSEPTVTDMAFDNGTQRDIDEDLHSRQLAVYGRETMRRLFASNVLVSGMQGLGVEIAKNLILAGVKSVTLHDEGSVELWDMSSNFVFTEKDLGKNRALASVQKLQELNNAVTVLTLTTKLTKEQLSDFQAVVFTDISLDSAIEFSDYCHNHQPPIAFIKTEVRGLFGSAFCDFGPAFTVVDVDGEEPHTGIIASISNDNPALVACVDDERLEFQDGDLVVFSEVRGMTELNDGKPRKVKNARPYSFNLEEDTTNYGAYERGGIVTQVKQPKVLNFKPLKEALKDTGDFLLSDFSKFDRPPLLHLAFQALDKFVSEMGRYPVAGCEEDAQKLISITSNMNESQGDGKLDDINPKLLRHFAFGARAVLNPMAAMFGGIVGQEVMKACSGKFHPLFQFFYFDSVESLPTEPIDPSDFRPLNSRYDAQISVFGSKLQKKLEDAKTFVVGSGALGCEFLKNLALMGVSCGSSGKLTITDDDVIEKSNLSRQFLFRDWNIGQPKSTVAASAALAINPQFHIEALQNRVGSETENVFHDAFWENLSVVINALDNVNARLYVDQRCLYFQKPLLESGTLGAKCNTQMVIPHLTENYGASRDPPEKQAPMCTVHSFPHNIDHCLTWARSEFEGLLEKTPAEVNAYLSNPAEYASAMRNAGDAQARDNLERVIECLDRERCESFQDCILWARLKFEDYFANRVKQLAFTFPEDAATSTGAPFWSAPKRFPRPLQFSTSDPSHLHFIMAGSILRAETFGIPIPDWVKNPKKLSEAVDQVIVPDFQPRNDAKIVTDEKATSLATASVDDAAVINDLIVKLEKCCQALPPNFRMKPIQFEKDDDTNYHMDLIAALANMRARNYSIPEVDKLKAKFIAGRIIPAIATSTAMATGLVCLELYKVIDGSHKVEDYRNTFANLALPLFSIAEPVAPKVVKHQNMSWTVWDRWIIKNNPTLRELLKWLSDKGLNAYSISFGSCLLYNSMFPRHKDRMDKKISDLVRDVAKVELPPYRNHVDVVVACEDEDDNDVDIPQISIYFR; encoded by the exons ATGCTTCCTAGAAAGAGAGCAGGGGAAGGCGAGGCTGTTAACGTTAGCGATTCCGATAGTGTCAAGAGGCAGCGCGTGGTTTCTTCTACAGAAAACTCAAGCAATCAGGCGAAGAACAGCAGCGACGGTGTAGGGAACAGCAACTGCAGCGAACCGACAGTCACCGACATGGCGTTTGACAATGGAACCCAACGTGATATTGATGAGGATCTCCACAGCCGGCAGCTGGCTGTCTACGGGCGAGAGACTATGCGGAGGCTGTTTGCTTCAAATGTTCTCGTGTCTGGAATGCAGGGCCTCGGAGTTGAGATTg CTAAGAACCTTATCCTTGCTGGTGTGAAGTCTGTGACGTTGCATGATGAAGGATCAGTGGAATTATGGGATATGTCTAGTAACTTTGTATTCACAGAAAAAGATTTGGGTAAAAACAGGGCACTTGCTTCAGTTCAGAAGCTACAGGAACTAAATAATGCTGTGACTGTCCTCACTTTGACTACAAAATTGACTAAAGAACAACTTTCAGATTTTCAG GCTGTGGTTTTTACTGACATCAGTTTAGATAGTGCAATTGAGTTCAGTGACTACTGTCATAATCATCAGCCACCTATTGCTTTTATAAAGACAGAAGTAAGAGGTCTTTTTGGTAGTGCGTTCTGTGATTTCGGACCTGCATTCACTGTAGTCGATGTCGACGGTGAAGAGCCTCATACCGGAATTATTGCATCTATCAGTAACGACAACCCTGCTCTTGTGGCATGTGTGGATGATGAAAGGCTTGAGTTTCAGGATGGGGATCTGGTTGTATTCTCAGAAGTCCGAGGAATGACTGAACTAAATGATGGAAAGccaagaaaagtaaaaaatgcaCGACCTTACTCCTTCAACCTTGAAGAAGATACAACTAATTATGGTGCATATGAGAGAGGTGGTATCGTAACTCAGGTGAAACAGCCCAAGGTGCTGAACTTCAAGCCGCTGAAGGAGGCATTAAAAGATACTGGTGATTTCCTTCTTTCTGATTTCTCCAAGTTTGACAGACCTCCTCTTCTGCATTTGGCATTCCAAGCATTAGATAAGTTTGTGTCTGAAATGGGGCGCTACCCGGTTGCTGGTTGTGAAGAGGATGCACAGAAGTTGATATCTATAACCAGTAACATGAACGAAAGCCAAGGTGATGGAAAATTGGATGATATTAACCCTAAGCTTCTTAGACACTTTGCTTTTGGTGCTAGAGCTGTCCTGAATCCTATGGCTGCCATGTTTGGTGGCATTGTCGGGCAGGAGGTTATGAAGGCATGCTCTGGGAAGTTTCATCCTCTTTTTCAG TTCTTTTACTTCGACTCCGTAGAATCCCTTCCTACCGAGCCAATTGATCCCAGCGACTTCCGGCCCTTGAATAGCCGTTATGATGCCCAGATTTCAGTGTTTGGGTCTAAGCTTCAAAAGAAATTAGAAGATGCAAAAACTTTTGTTGTTGGATCTGGTGCTCTAGGCTGTGAATTTCTTAAGAATTTGGCTCTCATGGGAGTTTCATGTGGATCATCTGGAAAACTGACAATTACTGATGACGATGTGATAGAGAAGAGTAACCTAAGTAGGCAATTCCTCTTCCGGGATTGGAACATTGGGCAGCCGAAATCCACTGTTGCTGCTTCTGCTGCTTTGGCAATTAATCCCCAGTTTCATATAGAAGCTTTACAAAATCGTGTTGGCTCGGAGACTGAGAATGTTTTCCATGATGCTTTCTGGGAGAATCTCAGTGTTGTTATCAATGCCCTAGACAATGTAAATGCCAGACTTTATGTTGACCAGAGGTGCTTATATTTCCAGAAACCACTTCTGGAGTCTGGAACTTTGGGTGCCAAATGTAATACTCAAATGGTCATTCCCCACCTGACAGAAAACTATGGTGCTTCCCGTGACCCCCCAGAGAAACAAGCACCAATGTGCACTGTGCACTCATTCCCGCATAACATTGATCACTGTCTGACATGGGCCAGGTCAGAATTTGAGGGATTGCTTGAAAAGACACCGGCTGAAGTGAATGCATATCTATCTAATCCTGCTGAGTATGCCTCTGCAATGAGAAATGCTGGCGATGCTCAAGCAAGGGACAACTTGGAACGTGTGATTGAGTGTCTTGATAGGGAGCGATGTGAATCTTTCCAAGATTGTATTTTGTGGGCTCGTCTAAA GTTTGAAGACTATTTTGCAAATAGGGTGAAGCAGTTAGCTTTCACCTTCCCTGAGGATGCTGCAACCAGCACTGGTGCACCTTTCTGGTCAGCCCCAAAGAGGTTTCCTCGTCCCCTGCAGTTTTCTACCTCTGATCCCAGCCATCTTCACTTTATTATGGCTGGATCCATCCTGCGAGCCGAGACATTCGGCATCCCTATACCTGACTGGGTGAAGAACCCAAAGAAACTGTCAGAGGCTGTTGATCAAGTTATTGTCCCTGATTTCCAGCCTAGAAATGATGCGAAAATTGTAACTGATGAGAAAGCTACTAGTCTTGCTACTGCTTCCGTGGATGATGCTGCTGTTATTAACGATTTAATTGTGAAGCTTGAGAAATGTTGCCAGGCATTACCACCAAACTTCAGGATGAAACCGATCCAATTTGAGAAG GATGACGACACCAACTATCACATGGACCTGATCGCAGCACTTGCAAACATGAGGGCAAGAAATTATAGCATTCCTGAAGTGGACAAGCTGAAAGCCAAATTCATTGCTGGGAGGATCATTCCAGCCATTGCAACTTCCACAGCAATGGCCACCGGCTTGGTGTGCCTCGAGCTATATAAAGTAATCGATGGGTCCCACAAGGTAGAAGATTATCGCAACACATTTGCCAACCTTGCTCTCCCGCTATTCTCCATAGCAGAACCAGTGGCTCCCAAGGTTGTTAAGCATCAGAACATGAGCTGGACAGTGTGGGACAGATGGATCATAAAGAACAATCCAACTTTGAGGGAACTGCTCAAATGGCTTTCCGACAAAGGACTGAACGCCTACAGCATTTCTTTTGGAAGTTGCCTGCTCTACAACAGCATGTTCCCTCGACACAAGGACCGGATGGACAAGAAGATCTCGGACCTTGTACGGGATGTAGCCAAGGTAGAGCTGCCACCATATCGCAACCACGTGGATGTCGTTGTGGCATGCGAGGATGAAGATGACAATGATGTTGATATTCCCCAAATATCCATCTACTTCCGCTGA
- the LOC125202785 gene encoding ubiquitin-activating enzyme E1 1-like isoform X1 has product MGIRRVFSSLLHYMLPRKRAGEGEAVNVSDSDSVKRQRVVSSTENSSNQAKNSSDGVGNSNCSEPTVTDMAFDNGTQRDIDEDLHSRQLAVYGRETMRRLFASNVLVSGMQGLGVEIAKNLILAGVKSVTLHDEGSVELWDMSSNFVFTEKDLGKNRALASVQKLQELNNAVTVLTLTTKLTKEQLSDFQAVVFTDISLDSAIEFSDYCHNHQPPIAFIKTEVRGLFGSAFCDFGPAFTVVDVDGEEPHTGIIASISNDNPALVACVDDERLEFQDGDLVVFSEVRGMTELNDGKPRKVKNARPYSFNLEEDTTNYGAYERGGIVTQVKQPKVLNFKPLKEALKDTGDFLLSDFSKFDRPPLLHLAFQALDKFVSEMGRYPVAGCEEDAQKLISITSNMNESQGDGKLDDINPKLLRHFAFGARAVLNPMAAMFGGIVGQEVMKACSGKFHPLFQFFYFDSVESLPTEPIDPSDFRPLNSRYDAQISVFGSKLQKKLEDAKTFVVGSGALGCEFLKNLALMGVSCGSSGKLTITDDDVIEKSNLSRQFLFRDWNIGQPKSTVAASAALAINPQFHIEALQNRVGSETENVFHDAFWENLSVVINALDNVNARLYVDQRCLYFQKPLLESGTLGAKCNTQMVIPHLTENYGASRDPPEKQAPMCTVHSFPHNIDHCLTWARSEFEGLLEKTPAEVNAYLSNPAEYASAMRNAGDAQARDNLERVIECLDRERCESFQDCILWARLKFEDYFANRVKQLAFTFPEDAATSTGAPFWSAPKRFPRPLQFSTSDPSHLHFIMAGSILRAETFGIPIPDWVKNPKKLSEAVDQVIVPDFQPRNDAKIVTDEKATSLATASVDDAAVINDLIVKLEKCCQALPPNFRMKPIQFEKDDDTNYHMDLIAALANMRARNYSIPEVDKLKAKFIAGRIIPAIATSTAMATGLVCLELYKVIDGSHKVEDYRNTFANLALPLFSIAEPVAPKVVKHQNMSWTVWDRWIIKNNPTLRELLKWLSDKGLNAYSISFGSCLLYNSMFPRHKDRMDKKISDLVRDVAKVELPPYRNHVDVVVACEDEDDNDVDIPQISIYFR; this is encoded by the exons ATGGGGATTCGGCGTGTTTTCAGCAGCTTGTTGCACTATATGCTTCCTAGAAAGAGAGCAGGGGAAGGCGAGGCTGTTAACGTTAGCGATTCCGATAGTGTCAAGAGGCAGCGCGTGGTTTCTTCTACAGAAAACTCAAGCAATCAGGCGAAGAACAGCAGCGACGGTGTAGGGAACAGCAACTGCAGCGAACCGACAGTCACCGACATGGCGTTTGACAATGGAACCCAACGTGATATTGATGAGGATCTCCACAGCCGGCAGCTGGCTGTCTACGGGCGAGAGACTATGCGGAGGCTGTTTGCTTCAAATGTTCTCGTGTCTGGAATGCAGGGCCTCGGAGTTGAGATTg CTAAGAACCTTATCCTTGCTGGTGTGAAGTCTGTGACGTTGCATGATGAAGGATCAGTGGAATTATGGGATATGTCTAGTAACTTTGTATTCACAGAAAAAGATTTGGGTAAAAACAGGGCACTTGCTTCAGTTCAGAAGCTACAGGAACTAAATAATGCTGTGACTGTCCTCACTTTGACTACAAAATTGACTAAAGAACAACTTTCAGATTTTCAG GCTGTGGTTTTTACTGACATCAGTTTAGATAGTGCAATTGAGTTCAGTGACTACTGTCATAATCATCAGCCACCTATTGCTTTTATAAAGACAGAAGTAAGAGGTCTTTTTGGTAGTGCGTTCTGTGATTTCGGACCTGCATTCACTGTAGTCGATGTCGACGGTGAAGAGCCTCATACCGGAATTATTGCATCTATCAGTAACGACAACCCTGCTCTTGTGGCATGTGTGGATGATGAAAGGCTTGAGTTTCAGGATGGGGATCTGGTTGTATTCTCAGAAGTCCGAGGAATGACTGAACTAAATGATGGAAAGccaagaaaagtaaaaaatgcaCGACCTTACTCCTTCAACCTTGAAGAAGATACAACTAATTATGGTGCATATGAGAGAGGTGGTATCGTAACTCAGGTGAAACAGCCCAAGGTGCTGAACTTCAAGCCGCTGAAGGAGGCATTAAAAGATACTGGTGATTTCCTTCTTTCTGATTTCTCCAAGTTTGACAGACCTCCTCTTCTGCATTTGGCATTCCAAGCATTAGATAAGTTTGTGTCTGAAATGGGGCGCTACCCGGTTGCTGGTTGTGAAGAGGATGCACAGAAGTTGATATCTATAACCAGTAACATGAACGAAAGCCAAGGTGATGGAAAATTGGATGATATTAACCCTAAGCTTCTTAGACACTTTGCTTTTGGTGCTAGAGCTGTCCTGAATCCTATGGCTGCCATGTTTGGTGGCATTGTCGGGCAGGAGGTTATGAAGGCATGCTCTGGGAAGTTTCATCCTCTTTTTCAG TTCTTTTACTTCGACTCCGTAGAATCCCTTCCTACCGAGCCAATTGATCCCAGCGACTTCCGGCCCTTGAATAGCCGTTATGATGCCCAGATTTCAGTGTTTGGGTCTAAGCTTCAAAAGAAATTAGAAGATGCAAAAACTTTTGTTGTTGGATCTGGTGCTCTAGGCTGTGAATTTCTTAAGAATTTGGCTCTCATGGGAGTTTCATGTGGATCATCTGGAAAACTGACAATTACTGATGACGATGTGATAGAGAAGAGTAACCTAAGTAGGCAATTCCTCTTCCGGGATTGGAACATTGGGCAGCCGAAATCCACTGTTGCTGCTTCTGCTGCTTTGGCAATTAATCCCCAGTTTCATATAGAAGCTTTACAAAATCGTGTTGGCTCGGAGACTGAGAATGTTTTCCATGATGCTTTCTGGGAGAATCTCAGTGTTGTTATCAATGCCCTAGACAATGTAAATGCCAGACTTTATGTTGACCAGAGGTGCTTATATTTCCAGAAACCACTTCTGGAGTCTGGAACTTTGGGTGCCAAATGTAATACTCAAATGGTCATTCCCCACCTGACAGAAAACTATGGTGCTTCCCGTGACCCCCCAGAGAAACAAGCACCAATGTGCACTGTGCACTCATTCCCGCATAACATTGATCACTGTCTGACATGGGCCAGGTCAGAATTTGAGGGATTGCTTGAAAAGACACCGGCTGAAGTGAATGCATATCTATCTAATCCTGCTGAGTATGCCTCTGCAATGAGAAATGCTGGCGATGCTCAAGCAAGGGACAACTTGGAACGTGTGATTGAGTGTCTTGATAGGGAGCGATGTGAATCTTTCCAAGATTGTATTTTGTGGGCTCGTCTAAA GTTTGAAGACTATTTTGCAAATAGGGTGAAGCAGTTAGCTTTCACCTTCCCTGAGGATGCTGCAACCAGCACTGGTGCACCTTTCTGGTCAGCCCCAAAGAGGTTTCCTCGTCCCCTGCAGTTTTCTACCTCTGATCCCAGCCATCTTCACTTTATTATGGCTGGATCCATCCTGCGAGCCGAGACATTCGGCATCCCTATACCTGACTGGGTGAAGAACCCAAAGAAACTGTCAGAGGCTGTTGATCAAGTTATTGTCCCTGATTTCCAGCCTAGAAATGATGCGAAAATTGTAACTGATGAGAAAGCTACTAGTCTTGCTACTGCTTCCGTGGATGATGCTGCTGTTATTAACGATTTAATTGTGAAGCTTGAGAAATGTTGCCAGGCATTACCACCAAACTTCAGGATGAAACCGATCCAATTTGAGAAG GATGACGACACCAACTATCACATGGACCTGATCGCAGCACTTGCAAACATGAGGGCAAGAAATTATAGCATTCCTGAAGTGGACAAGCTGAAAGCCAAATTCATTGCTGGGAGGATCATTCCAGCCATTGCAACTTCCACAGCAATGGCCACCGGCTTGGTGTGCCTCGAGCTATATAAAGTAATCGATGGGTCCCACAAGGTAGAAGATTATCGCAACACATTTGCCAACCTTGCTCTCCCGCTATTCTCCATAGCAGAACCAGTGGCTCCCAAGGTTGTTAAGCATCAGAACATGAGCTGGACAGTGTGGGACAGATGGATCATAAAGAACAATCCAACTTTGAGGGAACTGCTCAAATGGCTTTCCGACAAAGGACTGAACGCCTACAGCATTTCTTTTGGAAGTTGCCTGCTCTACAACAGCATGTTCCCTCGACACAAGGACCGGATGGACAAGAAGATCTCGGACCTTGTACGGGATGTAGCCAAGGTAGAGCTGCCACCATATCGCAACCACGTGGATGTCGTTGTGGCATGCGAGGATGAAGATGACAATGATGTTGATATTCCCCAAATATCCATCTACTTCCGCTGA